The Coffea arabica cultivar ET-39 chromosome 1e, Coffea Arabica ET-39 HiFi, whole genome shotgun sequence genome has a window encoding:
- the LOC113694537 gene encoding GDSL esterase/lipase At5g03610-like — MKVQLFFLSATLIYGTFSEFDIYHILQENLVLKVHYRKKSSRKNNYGIEKLFVIGDSYADTGNLPKMWKDKPYGLTFPGKPDGRFSDGHILTDFIADFLGLKSPVPYRMRNAQKKDLQYGINFAFGGAGVGKTLSSVPNFSTQVDFFEELIKKAVYSKCDLEHSLTLVTLSGNDYSAFLARGGTILDLIITFIPGVVQKLAAILKRISDLGVKRIAVGSLPPLGCVPVITISSGFKQCNYTANMASILHNSILADSVAQLNNESLSTQFEILDLDAAFTTIIQHVQDRKGALSYFLDLVVSSVFQMAFSCCCALPIREVVITNFFFLGFDAPKLHAEAPLTPCCQGIANYSCGDVDSNGKQMYTVCRKPKHAFFWDNAHPTQAGWHAVFSVLKPTIKDLCEFS, encoded by the exons ATGAAAGTTCAACTCTTTTTCCTGTCTGCAACACTGATATACGGTACATTTTCAG AGTTTGATATCTATCACATTTTGCAGGAGAATTTGGTGTTGAAGGTTCACTATCGTAAGAAATCATCACGTAAAAATAATTATGGGATTGAAAAGCTCTTTGTTATCGGAGACTCCTATGCTGATACTGGAAATCTCCCAAAAATGTGGAAGGACAAACCTTATGGACTGACTTTTCCAGGCAAGCCAGACGGCCGATTCTCCGACGGCCATATCCTGACTGATTTCATTG CGGATTTCTTGGGACTAAAGTCTCCAGTGCCATATAGAATGAGGAATGCACAGAAGAAGGATTTGCAATATGGGATAAATTTTGCCTTTGGAGGGGCTGGTGTGGGCAAAACATTGTCTTCAGTGCCTAATTTCAGCACCCAAGTGGATTTTTTTGAAGAACTCATCAAGAAAGCGGTGTACTCAAAATGCGACCTTGAACACTCTTTGACTCTAGTTACTCTTTCAGGCAACGATTATTCTGCTTTTTTAGCAAGAGGAGGCACCATTTTG GATCTCATAATTACTTTCATCCCTGGTGTGGTGCAAAAACTTGCAGCAATCTTGAAACGCATTTCAGACTTAGGGGTGAAGAGAATAGCAGTGGGATCGCTGCCACCATTAGGATGTGTACCTGTAATTACAATAAGTAGTGGTTTCAAACAATGTAATTACACTGCAAATATGGCGTCTATACTACATAATTCCATTCTAGCAGATTCTGTGGCACAGTTGAACAATGAGAGCTTATCGACTCAATTCGAGATTCTTGATCTTGATGCTGCATTCACTACAATTATCCAACATGTTCAAGATCGCAAAGGTGCTTTATCTTACTTTCTTGATCTTGTTGTTTCTTCTGTTTTTCAAAT ggccTTCTCTTGTTGTTGTGCTCTTCCTATTCGTGAAGTAGTgataacaaattttttttttttggggtttgaTGCACCAAAATTGCATGCAGAAGCTCCATTAACTCCTTGTTGTCAAGGGATAGCAAATTATTCTTGTGGAGATGTGGATAGCAATGGAAAACAAATGTATACAGTTTGTAGAAAACCCAAACATGCATTCTTTTGGGATAATGCGCACCCAACACAAGCAGGATGGCATGCAGTTTTTTCAGTTCTTAAGCCCACCATAAAGGACCTCTGCGAGTTTAGTTAG